Sequence from the Bicyclus anynana chromosome 2, ilBicAnyn1.1, whole genome shotgun sequence genome:
ACATTGAtgttttttctaatttaatttgtcATATTAATAAATACACATCATTTGGTCAAATACTCAGtcttttaaaaactaaactaaagtaaattgccatttaatttttatttaaaatcaattttaatatttaaaaagtagttTCTGTTATAACAATACATTTAACTGTCTGttcatttatattaacacaTTCACCGATACACTCGAAATAACATAATGCATTTTCAATACATTCAGCTTTCTATGTCTTTAGTCATAATACTAATTGTCTGTAAATTGCCTCTACATGGTCACTGTAATTACATTCTTGCGTAATGATACAAATTATGCTATGTATAAAAAAACGGATAcattgtaaagtaagcctataaGCACCCCAAATGTATCTTTCTTGCCAAAGTAACTTTTCAAACCGTTTAATACTTGGGTTCCCAAAGTGTTGATACTTACCTAGGGATCATTAGATGGTACTAAGAAATCCTTTTTAAATGatgcataaaatatataagtacatattagttatttgttttattatattgctATTGTGATATACCTGTATCAATTTAACATAAAAGTTATTGCTGAATTTGTTATATTAGCTATTTCTATCAATAAAGAAGAGGGTCAGTTGTAACAGTTCATTTTGAAAAGGGATCTCCTGAACAAAATAGTTTGAGAGACCCTGGTTTACTAGAAAGTTAAACAACGCTTTGCAACCTTTTCTTTTTCCAACAAAATGCCAAAAGACAACGCGCCATATTTATTCCAATTTCATGACGTCATTGGCATTTACGTCATTTGGCATGGCCATCCACCAGTTACACCGTCACCcattacatatttttgtaataccaCTTATATTTCCCTGAATATATTCACCAAAATGCTATCTAGCGAGGTGTCTGTCATATATAGCTTTGGAATGCTCGTAGACGCCGAAGAACACGAACCCCCCGATCATGAAGGCCGTCATCCGCGGGGTCACGCCCGCGAACAGACCCCTCACGCCCGACTGTAGGTATATGTCCGCCAGCACCGGTCGGATGCGCAGTTTGCGGGTGGACGAGTAGCCGTCGGCGAGCATTATCCTCGTCTTGGCGAGGTCGAGGGGAGTGGTGGAGGCCGCGGCGATCCCCCCCGCTATGGACCCGCACAGGGCGctctgtattaaataaataccaatTTTATCATCATTGTGCGAggcagaagtggcaatggaatggcggccccacaccagaaagcgcagtgttgctcgacccctcgtcaggtggactgacgacatcaagcgagtcgcatggatttgctggatgcaggcggctcagtatcgtgatgtttggaagtccctacaaaaggcctatgtcctgcagtggacgtccatcggctgatatgatgatgatgattatcatcATGCTAACATGTCGTTTCAGTCTGCTGCCCATTGGATTATGAGTGATAGGTATAGAGCTCGCACACACACTTGACCActgtaatatctcctgcgtatatGGTTAATATCACCATGGGATTGGCTGTCTTGCCATAAAAatgaaatctttttaacaaaaaattcaaccaacttcaaaatcacaaaaataaactaaaaagcgaaaaacagTATCGTATGTGcttgctaccttctgatctttgaaggcggtgtcaagccagtgacgtattaattaaatccgtttctgaaagaaccatggGAAAGAACTGTGTTACAATCCTAAAACTTATAGATTTAATCGGCTCGAGTTAATGCATTACTGTATTGGCAACGCATTCACTGGAGCCCCGCCCCTCCAACTGGGGCTTCATATCGCCTCTCCTACTGAGAGCTTGGCCTGTAACAAAGGTGGGTAAGGCTGAAGGTGACACAGACCTGAAAGCTGGTGATGTCGCCGTCGTTCCTGGCGCGGACAACGCTCTTCATCATCTCCCACAGCGGCAGCTCGATAAAGCTGAAGGGCAGGTCGCGCAGCACGGTGGACAGGTACCCGCGGTACACGCCCTTGCGCAGACCCTCCGTACGGAATGCCTACAAACATAAttacacatcatcattatcaacccatattcagctcactgccgagctcaaatctcctctcagaatgagaagagttaggccaatagtccaccacgctggcccaatgcggattggtagacttcacacacgcagagaattaagaaaactttctggtgtgcaggtttcctcacgatgtgtttccttcaccgagacacgtgacatttaatttcttaaaatgcacacaactataaaattggaggtgcatgcccctacACTGTGATCACAgatctgtgatagcccagtggatatgacctctgcctccgattccggagggtgtgggttcgaatccggtccggggcatgcacctccaacttttcagttgtgtgcattttaagaaattaaatatcacgtgtctcaatcggtgatggaaaacatcgtgaggaaacctgcataccagagaattttcttaattctctgcgtgtgtgtagtctaccaatccgcattgggccagcgtggtggactattggcctaacccctctcattctgagaggagactcgagctcagcagtgagccgaatatgggttgatgacgaatgcCCCTACACCCTCCGGTATAGAAGGCAGAGTTACTCGTACATAAAGTCGATAACAATTGACTgatgattcatttattttaattgggcttagtttacaaacacttttgaaacgtcaggttacaTTATGAGATACCTACCTAATCGTGATAATTAAAGCAATACCAGTTAAGCCAGTTCAAACTAAAGTATCACCGACGTAATTGTTCGTGCATCTTTAATGAAAATGTGTTCTTTATAGCTTCAAGACATACAGGAATAGTAttcatgttaatttatttgtatatacacAGATAAATAGTATAATTATGCATTCCACCATTTCTGGCATACAGCAATTTAGAAAGAcacgattaattaaaaaaaaaagtacacagGAGATAAGTAAAACTCCTGATATTGGTTTAGCCGGCTCACACTAAAGTATCACCTATGTAATAGTTCGtccatcttttataaaaatgagAAGTTGTGGCTTGAAAATATATGAGAATGGACGCAGAGTAATAGTCGGGGAATTATTCCATTCAGGCATGAGAAGCCCAGAAATTTCAAACCCTTCCGTAATGGACACAAAAgaattatacttaattaaagaGCCCCAGACCTTGATTGCAGTGTGTTTCactactttgggaccccaacgtccatcggttgttcaaactatgtgacccgcccattgccacttcagctttgcaacttcttgatctatgtcggtgacttttgttcttctgcggatctgctcttttctgattcgatcacgcagagatactcttaactctgagccttcttataaaaCCCATAAATAGCAACCAAGTCTGGAATATTACGCCTAATAACGCCATTTTTGAAAACTTGTATGTTTAAACAATAAAGATTTGtattatgtttggaagtccattcaagaggcctatgtccagcagtggacgtctatcggctgaaaatgatgatgatgatgatgatttgtatTTGGAATTTGTATGTCACCAGATGATAAGGGTGAATACTTACGTGTAGTAATATTCGAATGCTGCTACGTTTCTCTGTGCCGGTGTAAGTCTGCTTCCTTtgtttagcgatctctgttggGACTCGGATCAGGCACGCCAACTGAAACAATGTCACATTtacctaattatattttatgatcaGCATTTTCCAATATACCTAGTCATATTTAGAATTAACTGAATGACATCTACTGTAATATTTATCCAACTTTCACGTCTTTATGTTAAATGTGTTCATTAAGTTATGTTTTGTGTAACGGTGTACTGGCAGGCGTCTCTGGAATTTGGCTGATACGCTGCAACGTATCTCGATCTCTAATCTAGATTTTGATCAATAATTAACATCATGTTTGATTTTAAATTCGCACCTGCTTCCCAAAAGTAGACATACATAAACCAAGAAATAGAGTAAAGGTCAAGACAACAAATAGGTTAATAGGAATAATTTAGATAGCAATACCCAAACGGGGTCACAACATTTACTATgtacatgaaataaaaatatgacagAATAACATATTTCGTATATACTTTGGTAtccataataattattcaacaTTGAACAGAGTCAGGTACATTTTATTGGAAGCACACCTACCTACTATTAAGTTATTAAGTTTAACCTTTAGCGCCTAGCTTAAGTAATGTATAAGAATGTTATGTGATTGAAACGACAGGAGTTCTTTGCTCGTATTTCTGTGATaatttaaaacgaaaatttttCTTCAAAGTTAAGTGAACTTTAGAGAGCAGTGATTAGGTCCATTTTACTTTGaggaaaattgaggtttaaatataaatataggcaGTACAGTCGTGGGCATCGAGCTCGTC
This genomic interval carries:
- the LOC112056220 gene encoding S-adenosylmethionine mitochondrial carrier protein isoform X2, whose product is MANSGNVNSPKSYLSPLFAGATAGLSVDVTLYPLDTLKTRLQSQQGFYKAGGFSGVYRGLLTVATSSMPTTALFFMSYEATKSVFQPLVLPQYAPLVHMFAASVGETLACLIRVPTEIAKQRKQTYTGTEKRSSIRILLHAFRTEGLRKGVYRGYLSTVLRDLPFSFIELPLWEMMKSVVRARNDGDITSFQSALCGSIAGGIAAASTTPLDLAKTRIMLADGYSSTRKLRIRPVLADIYLQSGVRGLFAGVTPRMTAFMIGGFVFFGVYEHSKAIYDRHLAR
- the LOC112056220 gene encoding S-adenosylmethionine mitochondrial carrier protein homolog isoform X1; the protein is MCSCDCGAAGLLTVATSSMPTTALFFMSYEATKSVFQPLVLPQYAPLVHMFAASVGETLACLIRVPTEIAKQRKQTYTGTEKRSSIRILLHAFRTEGLRKGVYRGYLSTVLRDLPFSFIELPLWEMMKSVVRARNDGDITSFQSALCGSIAGGIAAASTTPLDLAKTRIMLADGYSSTRKLRIRPVLADIYLQSGVRGLFAGVTPRMTAFMIGGFVFFGVYEHSKAIYDRHLAR